In one Streptomyces marincola genomic region, the following are encoded:
- a CDS encoding GtrA family protein, translated as MNERRTPQARLRGVARELAKFGTVGAFGFLVNVAVFNLCSQAFGLAPIRSGVIATSAAICTNYVGNRYWTYRHRDKSGRRREAGLFLLFSCVGMVIENGVLALSHYGFGFTSPLADNIAKNVIGLGIGSLFRFWSYRTWVFRLPEADGPPPAAAVPAGRGAADEPAR; from the coding sequence ATGAACGAGCGCCGCACGCCGCAAGCGCGCCTGCGCGGCGTGGCCCGCGAGCTGGCGAAGTTCGGCACGGTCGGGGCGTTCGGCTTCCTCGTCAACGTCGCGGTGTTCAACCTGTGCAGTCAGGCGTTCGGTCTCGCCCCGATCCGGTCAGGAGTGATCGCCACCTCGGCGGCCATCTGCACCAACTACGTCGGCAACCGCTACTGGACCTACCGGCACCGCGACAAGTCGGGCCGCAGGCGCGAGGCGGGGCTGTTCCTGCTGTTCTCGTGCGTGGGCATGGTGATCGAGAACGGCGTGCTCGCGCTGTCCCACTACGGTTTCGGCTTCACCTCGCCGCTCGCGGACAACATCGCGAAGAACGTGATCGGGCTCGGCATCGGTTCGCTGTTCCGCTTCTGGTCCTACCGCACGTGGGTGTTCCGGCTGCCCGAGGCCGACGGGCCGCCGCCCGCGGCGGCCGTCCCCGCCGGCCGGGGGGCCGCGGACGAACCCGCGCGGTGA
- a CDS encoding ATP-binding protein, with protein MRRRLISSTLAVVLIVIAVFGVSLFVVETRTITSSARDRLEADAARVLAEVESRIAAGEPVTEEELRGSAPADRHVRIQLPGQPPVLLGEPPDGDAMRAEQSGGRGEHVSVEQPSSVVSDEIGRMLTILLIVSLLAVAAAALLAVRQARRVAAPLTDLAETAERLGSGDPRPRHRRYGVAELDRVADVLDASAERIARMLTAERRLAADASHQLRTPLTALSMRLEEIMTTEDRDTIKEEAAIGLAQVERLTDVVQRLLTNSRDPRLGSAVGFDLDEVVVQQVEEWRPAYRSAGRAIVHSGRPGLRAVGTPGAVAQVLACLVENSLMHGSGTVAMRTRTTGNQVVVEVTDEGPGVPGELGSRVFERTVSGRNSTGLGLAVARDLAEADGGRLELLQQRPPVFALFLSREAEQGQAAT; from the coding sequence GTGCGCCGGAGGCTGATCAGCTCCACGCTCGCGGTGGTGCTCATCGTGATCGCGGTGTTCGGCGTCTCCCTGTTCGTCGTGGAGACCCGCACCATCACATCGAGCGCCCGCGACCGCCTGGAGGCCGACGCCGCCCGCGTGCTCGCGGAGGTCGAGAGCCGCATCGCGGCGGGCGAGCCCGTCACCGAGGAGGAGCTGCGCGGCTCCGCGCCCGCCGACCGGCACGTGCGCATCCAGCTGCCGGGACAGCCGCCGGTGCTGCTCGGGGAGCCGCCGGACGGCGACGCCATGCGCGCCGAGCAGAGCGGGGGGCGCGGCGAGCACGTCAGCGTCGAGCAGCCGAGCAGTGTGGTCAGCGACGAGATCGGCCGGATGCTGACGATCCTGCTGATCGTCTCGCTGCTCGCCGTGGCCGCCGCGGCCCTGCTCGCGGTGCGCCAGGCCCGCCGCGTCGCCGCCCCGCTCACCGACCTGGCCGAGACGGCCGAACGGCTCGGCTCCGGCGATCCGCGCCCCCGCCACCGCAGGTACGGCGTCGCGGAGCTGGACCGCGTCGCGGACGTGCTCGACGCCAGCGCGGAACGCATCGCCCGCATGCTCACCGCGGAACGCCGCCTCGCCGCGGACGCCTCCCACCAGCTGCGCACGCCGCTGACCGCGCTGTCCATGCGCCTTGAGGAGATCATGACGACCGAGGACCGGGACACCATCAAGGAGGAGGCGGCCATCGGCCTCGCCCAGGTGGAACGGCTCACCGACGTCGTCCAGCGGCTGCTCACCAACTCGCGCGACCCCAGGCTCGGCTCCGCGGTCGGCTTCGACCTCGACGAGGTCGTCGTGCAGCAGGTGGAGGAGTGGCGGCCCGCCTACCGCAGCGCGGGGCGCGCCATCGTGCACTCGGGGCGGCCCGGCCTGCGCGCGGTCGGCACGCCGGGCGCGGTCGCGCAGGTGCTGGCCTGCCTCGTGGAGAACTCGCTGATGCACGGCTCCGGCACCGTGGCGATGCGCACCAGGACCACGGGCAACCAGGTGGTCGTGGAGGTCACGGACGAGGGCCCGGGAGTGCCGGGCGAGCTGGGCTCCCGCGTGTTCGAACGCACGGTGAGCGGCCGGAACTCCACGGGCCTCGGCCTGGCCGTGGCGCGCGACCTGGCGGAGGCGGACGGCGGGCGGCTCGAACTGCTCCAGCAGCGCCCGCCGGTGTTCGCGCTGTTCCTCAGCCGCGAGGCGGAGCAGGGGCAGGCCGCCACCTGA
- a CDS encoding TetR/AcrR family transcriptional regulator, translating into MNDGPHSGRGGTEAAGLGLRERKKLRTRRALVDEALRLFTEKGFAEATLDELVDAVEVSQRTFFRNFGCKEDVALAPEKELWAAYVADIESRPPGSARPVDFADALFAAVRDMAEGWESRFLASRALCDRTPALVAHSLRHCAEVTDHLLNVLAERRPGAFAEGGQGTAGAAPGGAADRAAVDRAAVDPEARLRLFLRLEATLAAWRWAVREWSAQGAAADREALYGHMRAAFAALPDPPGPPDPSGPPDGDRRAGA; encoded by the coding sequence GTGAACGACGGACCGCATTCCGGACGCGGCGGTACCGAGGCCGCCGGCCTCGGCCTGCGGGAGCGCAAGAAGCTCCGCACGCGGCGCGCCCTGGTGGACGAGGCGCTGCGGCTGTTCACGGAGAAGGGGTTCGCGGAGGCGACGCTGGACGAGCTGGTCGACGCGGTCGAGGTCTCCCAGCGCACGTTCTTCCGCAACTTCGGCTGCAAGGAGGACGTCGCGCTCGCCCCGGAGAAGGAGCTGTGGGCCGCCTACGTCGCGGACATCGAGAGCCGCCCGCCCGGGTCGGCCCGTCCCGTGGACTTCGCGGACGCGCTGTTCGCCGCGGTGCGGGACATGGCCGAGGGGTGGGAGAGCCGGTTCCTCGCCAGCCGCGCCCTGTGCGACAGGACCCCGGCGCTCGTCGCGCACAGCCTGCGGCACTGCGCGGAGGTGACCGACCACCTGCTGAACGTGCTCGCGGAACGCCGCCCCGGCGCGTTCGCTGAAGGCGGGCAGGGCACGGCGGGGGCCGCACCCGGGGGCGCGGCGGACCGGGCGGCCGTGGACCGGGCGGCCGTGGACCCCGAGGCGCGGCTGCGGTTGTTCCTGCGGCTCGAAGCGACGCTCGCCGCCTGGCGGTGGGCCGTCAGGGAATGGTCGGCGCAAGGGGCGGCGGCGGACCGGGAGGCGCTGTACGGGCACATGCGTGCCGCGTTCGCCGCCCTGCCCGATCCGCCTGGTCCACCCGACCCGTCCGGCCCGCCGGATGGCGACCGCCGGGCCGGCGCCTGA
- the purE gene encoding 5-(carboxyamino)imidazole ribonucleotide mutase — MSSAQPSSPESQPPRPSQPPRVGIVMGSDSDWPVMRAAADVLTEFGVPHEVDVVSAHRMPRAMVAYGEEAAGRGLKAVIAGAGGAAHLPGMLAALTPLPVIGVPVPLTHLDGMDSLLSIVQMPGGVPVATVSVGGAKNAGLLAVRILAAHDEDLRARMLDYQDGLRRQAEEKGRLLRAAVVTGGQE; from the coding sequence ATGAGCAGCGCCCAGCCCTCTTCCCCGGAGTCCCAGCCGCCCCGGCCGTCCCAGCCGCCGCGCGTCGGCATCGTCATGGGCTCCGACTCCGACTGGCCGGTGATGCGCGCCGCGGCGGACGTGCTGACGGAGTTCGGCGTCCCGCACGAAGTGGACGTCGTCTCGGCGCACCGCATGCCGCGCGCGATGGTGGCCTACGGCGAGGAGGCGGCGGGCCGCGGGCTCAAGGCCGTCATCGCGGGGGCCGGCGGCGCCGCCCACCTGCCCGGCATGCTGGCCGCGCTGACCCCGCTGCCCGTGATCGGCGTTCCCGTGCCGCTCACCCACCTCGACGGGATGGACTCCCTGCTGTCGATCGTGCAGATGCCGGGCGGGGTGCCGGTCGCGACCGTGTCCGTCGGCGGCGCGAAGAACGCCGGGCTGCTGGCCGTGCGCATCCTCGCCGCCCACGACGAGGACCTGCGCGCGCGCATGCTCGACTACCAGGACGGGCTGCGGCGGCAGGCCGAGGAGAAGGGGCGCCTGCTGCGCGCCGCCGTGGTCACCGGCGGCCAGGAGTGA
- a CDS encoding RNA polymerase sigma factor SigF, with product MSPAPRTHEPRSGVTTADAASSPATDPAADDVLASLPEIPPYAEVAPDDARALSKSLFNRLRTLDEGTHEYAYVRNTLVELNLALVKFAASRFRSRSEPMEDIVQVGTIGLIKAIDRFEADRGVEFPTFAMPTIVGEIKRFFRDTSWSVRVPRRLQELRLDLAKAGDELAQQLDRSPTVAELAERLGIGEDEVVEGMAASNAYTASSLDAQPEEDDTEGTLADRIGYEDHGLEGIEYIESLKPLIAELAPRDRTILSLRFVANMTQSEIGEELGISQMHVSRLLARTLGKLRRGLMVEE from the coding sequence ATGTCACCGGCCCCTCGTACTCACGAACCGCGCTCCGGCGTCACCACAGCCGACGCCGCGTCCTCCCCCGCCACTGACCCGGCGGCGGACGACGTGCTCGCGTCACTGCCCGAGATCCCGCCCTACGCGGAGGTCGCGCCGGACGACGCGCGCGCCCTGTCGAAGAGCCTCTTCAACCGGCTGCGCACCCTCGACGAAGGCACGCACGAGTACGCCTACGTACGCAACACCCTGGTCGAGCTGAACCTGGCGCTGGTGAAGTTCGCCGCGTCGCGGTTCCGCTCCCGCAGCGAACCGATGGAGGACATCGTCCAGGTCGGCACGATAGGTCTGATCAAGGCGATCGACCGGTTCGAGGCCGACCGCGGTGTGGAGTTCCCCACGTTCGCGATGCCGACGATCGTCGGCGAGATCAAGCGCTTCTTCCGCGACACCTCCTGGTCGGTCCGGGTGCCCCGGCGGCTCCAGGAGCTGCGCCTCGACCTGGCCAAGGCGGGCGACGAGCTGGCCCAGCAGCTGGACCGCTCCCCCACCGTCGCCGAGCTCGCCGAGCGGCTGGGCATCGGCGAGGACGAGGTCGTCGAGGGCATGGCCGCGTCCAACGCGTACACGGCCAGCTCGCTGGACGCGCAGCCCGAGGAGGACGACACCGAGGGCACGCTGGCCGACCGCATCGGATATGAGGACCACGGCCTTGAGGGCATCGAGTACATCGAGTCCCTCAAGCCCCTCATCGCGGAGCTGGCGCCGCGCGACCGGACGATCCTCTCGCTGCGCTTCGTCGCGAACATGACCCAGTCGGAGATCGGCGAGGAGCTCGGCATCTCGCAGATGCACGTCTCCCGGCTCCTGGCCAGGACACTCGGCAAGCTGCGCCGCGGCCTGATGGTGGAGGAGTAG
- a CDS encoding ATP-binding protein: protein MGTTRPYPAGDQNPEQQASATVADAMLQVRRLRLAGAPGVVSRAREFTRAALHDWDWLPAASEEVRAAAEDVLLVVSELVTNACLHAGGPDELRIGRGAKLLRVEVLDRGDGVPALRTARRPGRPGGHGMFIVQRLCLDWGVTHEPGAEGKTVWAELAAPPDA from the coding sequence ATGGGTACCACCCGGCCCTATCCGGCAGGCGACCAGAACCCGGAGCAGCAGGCGTCGGCGACGGTGGCCGACGCCATGCTCCAGGTGCGCAGGCTCCGGCTCGCCGGGGCTCCCGGCGTGGTGTCCCGGGCCAGGGAGTTCACGCGTGCGGCCCTGCACGACTGGGACTGGCTGCCCGCCGCCTCGGAAGAGGTGCGGGCGGCGGCCGAGGACGTGCTCCTCGTCGTCTCCGAGCTGGTCACGAACGCCTGCCTGCACGCGGGCGGACCCGATGAGCTGCGGATAGGCCGGGGCGCGAAGCTGCTGCGCGTGGAGGTGCTCGACCGCGGCGACGGCGTTCCCGCGCTGCGCACGGCCCGACGGCCGGGGCGCCCGGGCGGGCACGGCATGTTCATCGTGCAGCGCCTCTGCCTGGACTGGGGAGTGACGCACGAGCCGGGGGCCGAGGGCAAAACGGTCTGGGCCGAGCTGGCCGCCCCGCCGGACGCCTGA
- a CDS encoding STAS domain-containing protein has protein sequence MDRGMPDEANRRRLAVDVRRTDSGAVITPAGELDHHSAELLRESLDQCVADGRFRIVIDCSRLEFCDSTGLNVLLTTRGEVEEAGGEVHLAGMRPNVARVFEITGAGAVFTLHKNLDDALAALPAD, from the coding sequence ATGGACCGTGGGATGCCGGACGAGGCGAACCGGCGACGCCTGGCGGTCGATGTGCGTCGCACGGACTCGGGAGCGGTGATCACGCCGGCCGGAGAGCTTGATCACCACTCGGCCGAATTGCTGCGCGAATCGCTCGATCAGTGCGTTGCCGACGGCCGTTTCCGGATCGTTATTGACTGTTCGCGGTTGGAGTTCTGTGACTCCACCGGGCTCAATGTGCTTCTCACCACACGTGGTGAGGTCGAGGAGGCGGGAGGGGAGGTCCATTTGGCCGGAATGCGACCAAATGTCGCCCGCGTCTTCGAGATAACGGGCGCCGGGGCGGTCTTCACCCTGCACAAGAACCTCGATGACGCGCTCGCGGCACTGCCCGCGGACTGA
- a CDS encoding MOSC domain-containing protein → MLRTVLSVNLGRGGADAYTDAPSGLTGIDKRPFAGPVEVAAPGPKGVGGSGLAGDMVCDRRHHGGDDQAVYAFAREDLDRWEAALGRSLANGVFGENLTTGGIDVSDVRIGERWRVGGELVIEATSARIPCRTFGDWLGEKGWVKRFTQDAAPGAYFRVIRPGVIRAGDPVEVIDRPDHEVSVAFLFLALTTRPELRPRVIAAGEALHAEEYKLARAWAAAAEGAPG, encoded by the coding sequence ATGCTGCGAACCGTACTGTCCGTCAACCTCGGCCGAGGCGGCGCCGACGCGTACACCGACGCGCCGAGCGGCCTGACCGGCATCGACAAGCGGCCCTTCGCCGGTCCCGTCGAGGTGGCGGCGCCGGGCCCCAAGGGAGTCGGCGGCAGCGGCCTCGCCGGCGACATGGTGTGCGACCGCCGCCACCACGGCGGCGACGACCAGGCGGTGTACGCGTTCGCCCGCGAGGACCTCGACCGCTGGGAGGCCGCGCTGGGCAGGAGCCTGGCCAACGGCGTCTTCGGCGAGAACCTCACCACCGGCGGCATCGACGTCAGCGACGTGCGGATCGGCGAACGCTGGCGCGTCGGCGGCGAGCTGGTCATCGAGGCCACCTCCGCGCGCATCCCGTGCCGCACGTTCGGCGACTGGCTGGGCGAGAAGGGCTGGGTCAAGCGGTTCACCCAGGACGCCGCGCCCGGCGCCTACTTCCGCGTGATCCGGCCGGGCGTGATCAGGGCGGGCGACCCCGTCGAGGTCATCGACCGGCCGGACCACGAGGTGAGCGTCGCCTTCCTGTTCCTGGCCCTGACCACGCGGCCCGAACTGCGCCCCCGGGTCATCGCGGCGGGCGAGGCCCTGCACGCCGAGGAGTACAAGCTGGCCCGCGCGTGGGCCGCGGCGGCCGAGGGCGCCCCGGGCTGA
- a CDS encoding 5-(carboxyamino)imidazole ribonucleotide synthase, translating to MVGGGQLARMTHEAGIPLGIRFKLLSDSPRDSAALVAGEVVVGDHRDLDTLRAFAKGCDVITFDHEHVPTEHLRALEADGIAVRPGPDALVHAQDKAVMRARLTALGVPCPRHRVVEDPADVRRFAEAEAGGFPVVLKTARGGYDGKGVWVVGSAEEAERVTEPFLAGVPVLAEEKVDFVRELAANVVRSPHGQAVAYPVVESVQVDGVCDTVIAPAPGLPAATAVAAQELALTIARELGVTGHLAVELFETADGRVLVNELAMRPHNSGHWTQDGAVTSQFANHVRAVLDLPLGDPRPRAPWTVMANVLGGDFPDMYPAYLHCMARDPGLKIHMYGKDVKPGRKVGHVTTYGDDLADVRERARHAADYLRGIIDE from the coding sequence ATGGTCGGGGGCGGTCAGCTCGCCCGGATGACGCATGAGGCGGGCATCCCGCTCGGTATCAGGTTCAAGCTGCTCAGCGACTCGCCGCGGGACTCCGCGGCCCTCGTCGCCGGTGAGGTCGTGGTCGGCGACCACCGCGATCTGGACACCCTGCGCGCGTTCGCGAAAGGCTGCGACGTGATCACGTTCGATCACGAACACGTACCCACCGAACACCTCCGGGCGCTCGAAGCGGACGGCATCGCGGTCCGTCCCGGCCCCGACGCGCTCGTGCACGCGCAGGACAAGGCCGTGATGCGGGCCCGCCTCACGGCGCTCGGCGTGCCCTGCCCGCGCCACCGCGTCGTCGAGGACCCGGCCGACGTGCGCCGTTTCGCCGAGGCCGAGGCCGGCGGCTTCCCCGTCGTGCTGAAGACGGCGCGCGGCGGCTACGACGGCAAGGGCGTGTGGGTCGTCGGCTCGGCCGAGGAGGCGGAACGCGTCACCGAGCCGTTCCTGGCCGGGGTGCCCGTGCTGGCCGAGGAGAAGGTCGACTTCGTGCGCGAGCTGGCCGCCAACGTGGTGCGCTCCCCGCACGGCCAGGCCGTCGCCTACCCGGTGGTGGAGTCCGTGCAGGTGGACGGCGTCTGCGACACCGTGATCGCGCCCGCGCCCGGCCTGCCGGCGGCCACGGCGGTCGCCGCCCAGGAGCTGGCCCTGACGATCGCGCGCGAGCTGGGGGTGACCGGGCACCTGGCGGTGGAGCTGTTCGAGACGGCGGACGGCCGGGTCCTGGTCAACGAGCTGGCGATGCGCCCCCACAACTCCGGCCACTGGACGCAGGACGGCGCGGTCACCTCGCAGTTCGCCAACCACGTGCGCGCCGTCCTCGACCTGCCGCTCGGCGACCCGCGCCCGCGCGCGCCCTGGACGGTCATGGCCAACGTGCTCGGCGGCGACTTCCCCGACATGTACCCGGCCTACCTGCACTGCATGGCGCGCGACCCGGGGCTGAAGATCCACATGTACGGCAAGGACGTGAAGCCGGGCCGCAAGGTCGGCCACGTCACCACCTACGGCGACGACCTGGCCGACGTGCGGGAACGCGCCCGGCACGCCGCCGACTACCTGCGAGGGATCATCGACGAATGA
- a CDS encoding formimidoylglutamate deiminase, which translates to MPLTEQTYWAEYAWLGGPVEAGVVIATSPDGRIRSVTPGAGGPPAGCVPLRGLTLPGLANAHSHAFHRGLRATAQAGGGTFWTWRHAMYELAARLDPDLYRALARAVYAEMALAGVTCVGEFHYVHHAPGGTRYGEKTAMGEALIAGAAEAGIRITLLDTCYLSAGFGRDPEGVQLRFSDGGADAWAERAAALRGDATTRIGAAVHSVRAVPARALETVAAWAALRDAPLHVHLSEQPKENEDCLRAHGRTPARLLADHGVLGPRTTAVHATHLTPEDIALLGESGTAVCLCPTTESDLADGIGPATGLRAAGSPLCLGSDSHAAIDLLGEARALELHERLRTGTRGHWSADQLLRSAAEHGHAALGWPEAGRIEPGALADLTTVALDSVRTAGAPARMAPYTAVFAATAADVRHTVVGGRHIVRDGVHQLVPEVPRALADAVGALRAAR; encoded by the coding sequence GTGCCGCTGACGGAGCAGACCTACTGGGCCGAGTACGCCTGGCTCGGCGGACCGGTCGAGGCCGGGGTGGTCATCGCCACCTCCCCCGACGGCCGCATCAGGTCCGTGACGCCGGGCGCCGGAGGGCCGCCGGCGGGCTGCGTCCCGCTGCGCGGCCTGACCCTGCCCGGCCTCGCCAACGCGCACAGCCACGCGTTCCACCGGGGCCTGCGGGCCACCGCGCAGGCCGGCGGCGGCACCTTCTGGACGTGGCGGCACGCCATGTACGAGCTGGCCGCCCGGCTCGACCCCGACCTCTACCGCGCGCTGGCCCGCGCGGTCTACGCGGAGATGGCGCTCGCGGGGGTCACGTGCGTCGGCGAGTTCCACTACGTGCACCACGCGCCGGGCGGCACCCGCTACGGCGAGAAGACCGCGATGGGCGAGGCCCTCATCGCCGGCGCGGCGGAGGCCGGCATCCGGATCACGCTCCTCGACACCTGCTACCTCTCCGCCGGCTTCGGCCGCGACCCGGAAGGGGTGCAGCTGCGCTTCTCCGACGGCGGCGCGGACGCCTGGGCCGAACGGGCCGCCGCCCTGCGCGGCGACGCCACCACCCGCATCGGCGCCGCCGTCCACTCCGTCCGCGCGGTGCCGGCGCGGGCGCTGGAGACCGTCGCCGCCTGGGCGGCGCTGCGGGACGCCCCGCTGCACGTCCACCTCTCCGAGCAGCCCAAGGAGAACGAGGACTGCCTGCGCGCCCACGGCCGCACCCCCGCGCGGCTCCTCGCCGACCACGGTGTACTCGGACCGCGCACCACCGCCGTGCACGCCACCCACCTCACGCCCGAGGACATCGCGCTGCTCGGGGAGAGCGGCACCGCGGTCTGCCTGTGCCCCACGACCGAGAGCGACCTCGCCGACGGGATCGGGCCCGCCACCGGTCTGCGCGCCGCCGGCAGCCCGCTGTGCCTGGGCAGCGACAGCCACGCCGCGATCGACCTGCTCGGCGAGGCCAGGGCACTCGAACTGCACGAGCGGCTGCGCACCGGGACCCGCGGCCACTGGAGCGCGGACCAGCTCCTGCGGTCCGCCGCCGAGCACGGCCACGCCGCGCTCGGCTGGCCCGAGGCCGGCCGCATCGAACCCGGCGCCCTGGCCGACCTCACGACCGTGGCGCTCGACAGCGTCCGCACCGCGGGCGCCCCGGCGCGGATGGCGCCGTACACCGCCGTGTTCGCCGCGACGGCCGCCGACGTGCGGCACACCGTCGTCGGGGGCCGGCACATCGTCAGGGACGGCGTCCACCAACTCGTGCCCGAGGTCCCGCGGGCCCTCGCGGACGCCGTCGGAGCCCTGCGCGCCGCCCGGTGA
- a CDS encoding response regulator transcription factor has translation MTRVLLAEDDASISEPLARALRREGYEVEVREDGPGALRAGLRGDVDLVVLDLGLPGMDGLEVCRRLRTEGLGLPVLVLTARADEVDTVVGLDAGADDYVTKPFRLAELLARVRALLRRGAAESAPAPTVHGIRIDVESHRAWMGEDELHLTAKEFDLLRVLVRDAGRVVTREQLMREVWDTTWWSSTKTLDMHISWLRKKLGDDAANPRYIATVRGVGFRFEKS, from the coding sequence ATGACCCGAGTACTGCTCGCCGAGGACGACGCGTCCATCTCGGAGCCGCTGGCGCGGGCGCTGCGCCGCGAGGGATACGAGGTCGAGGTGCGCGAGGACGGGCCCGGCGCGCTGCGGGCCGGGCTGCGGGGCGACGTCGACCTGGTCGTGCTCGACCTCGGCCTGCCGGGCATGGACGGGCTCGAAGTGTGCCGCCGGCTGCGCACCGAGGGGCTCGGGCTCCCCGTCCTCGTGCTGACCGCCCGCGCCGACGAGGTCGACACCGTCGTCGGGCTCGACGCGGGCGCCGACGACTACGTGACCAAGCCGTTCCGCCTGGCCGAGCTGCTGGCCCGGGTCCGCGCCCTGCTGCGGCGCGGCGCGGCGGAGAGCGCTCCCGCGCCCACCGTGCACGGCATCCGCATCGACGTCGAGTCGCACCGCGCGTGGATGGGGGAGGACGAGCTGCACCTGACCGCCAAGGAGTTCGACCTGCTGCGGGTCCTGGTGCGCGACGCGGGCCGGGTCGTGACCCGCGAGCAGCTGATGCGCGAGGTCTGGGACACCACCTGGTGGTCCTCGACCAAGACCCTCGACATGCACATCTCCTGGCTGCGCAAGAAGCTCGGCGACGACGCGGCCAACCCCCGGTACATCGCCACGGTCAGGGGCGTGGGGTTCCGGTTCGAGAAGAGCTGA
- the hutI gene encoding imidazolonepropionase has translation MGVLITNDPSLGPGPLGPVRDAAVVIEDGRVVWTGTTSRAPATDSHHDAGGRAVVPGFVDSHAHLVFAGDRTAEFHARMSGRPYTAGGIATTVAATRRATDAELDANLAALLREMLRQGTTTAETKSGYGLTVEDEARALRVAAARTDEVTYLGAHVVPPEYAGAPDDYVALVTGPMLDACAPHARWIDVFCERGAFDADQARAVLAAGRARGLVPRVHANQLGPGPGVLLAVEAGARSADHCTHLTDADIDALAASGTVATLLPGCEFSTRAPYPDARRLLDAGVVVALATDCNPGSSFTSSMPFCVAVAVREMGMTPDEALWSATAGGAAALDRADIGSLAPGARADLVLLDAPSPVHLAYRPGVPLVAAVWRAGRREA, from the coding sequence ATCGGTGTCCTCATCACCAACGACCCCTCCCTCGGTCCTGGTCCCCTCGGCCCGGTGCGGGACGCGGCCGTCGTCATCGAGGACGGCCGCGTCGTCTGGACCGGCACGACCAGTAGAGCACCCGCCACTGACAGTCACCACGACGCGGGCGGCCGGGCGGTCGTTCCCGGCTTCGTCGACTCCCACGCGCACCTGGTGTTCGCGGGCGACCGCACCGCCGAGTTCCACGCCCGGATGTCCGGCCGCCCCTACACGGCGGGCGGCATCGCGACCACGGTCGCGGCCACCCGCCGCGCCACCGACGCGGAACTGGACGCCAACCTCGCCGCGCTGCTGCGCGAGATGCTGCGGCAGGGCACCACGACGGCGGAGACCAAGTCGGGCTACGGCCTCACCGTCGAGGACGAGGCGCGCGCCCTGCGCGTCGCCGCCGCGCGCACGGACGAGGTGACCTACCTCGGGGCCCACGTCGTGCCGCCCGAGTACGCGGGCGCGCCGGACGACTACGTCGCGCTGGTCACCGGGCCGATGCTGGACGCCTGCGCGCCGCACGCGCGGTGGATCGACGTGTTCTGCGAACGCGGCGCGTTCGACGCGGACCAGGCGCGGGCCGTCCTCGCCGCGGGCCGGGCGCGCGGGCTCGTCCCGCGCGTGCACGCGAACCAGCTCGGCCCGGGCCCCGGCGTCCTGCTCGCCGTCGAGGCCGGGGCCAGGTCGGCCGACCACTGCACGCATCTGACGGACGCCGACATCGACGCCCTCGCGGCGAGCGGCACGGTGGCGACCCTGCTGCCCGGCTGCGAGTTCTCCACCCGCGCGCCCTACCCGGACGCGCGCCGGCTGCTCGACGCGGGGGTCGTCGTCGCGCTGGCCACGGACTGCAACCCGGGCTCGTCGTTCACCAGCTCCATGCCGTTCTGCGTGGCCGTGGCCGTCCGGGAGATGGGCATGACGCCCGACGAGGCCCTGTGGTCCGCGACCGCGGGCGGCGCGGCGGCCCTGGACCGCGCCGACATCGGCAGCCTCGCGCCCGGGGCGCGCGCCGACCTGGTCCTGCTCGACGCGCCCTCGCCCGTCCACCTCGCCTACCGGCCGGGCGTGCCGCTGGTCGCGGCCGTGTGGCGCGCCGGCCGGCGCGAGGCCTGA
- a CDS encoding zinc-binding dehydrogenase, translated as MAAGSALRGLHRIGPLLGRRVMITGGGSGLGRFAIQLAARGGAHVIASTTDPSKEATLRELGANEVVFGTEGIAGLTGPVHGVIDTVGGDHMTAAFATLVREGTLIAMGHSAGQGESFPFKAFYGSLGDNRSISTFFLLQDLEGLGDDLSWLGGLVAAGELDPQIGWRGEWSRAPEATAALAAGKVRGKAVLDLPPAD; from the coding sequence GTGGCGGCCGGTTCCGCGCTGCGCGGCCTGCACCGCATAGGCCCGCTGCTCGGCCGGCGGGTCATGATCACGGGAGGGGGCAGCGGCCTCGGCCGGTTCGCGATCCAGCTCGCCGCGCGCGGCGGCGCCCACGTGATCGCCTCGACCACCGATCCGTCGAAGGAGGCGACGCTGCGCGAACTCGGTGCGAACGAGGTCGTGTTCGGCACCGAGGGCATCGCAGGCCTGACCGGTCCTGTGCACGGCGTGATCGACACGGTCGGCGGCGACCACATGACGGCCGCGTTCGCGACGCTGGTCCGCGAGGGCACGCTGATCGCCATGGGGCACAGCGCGGGGCAGGGCGAGTCGTTCCCGTTCAAGGCGTTCTACGGGTCCCTCGGCGACAACCGCAGCATCTCGACGTTCTTCCTGCTCCAGGACCTCGAAGGGCTCGGCGACGACCTGTCCTGGCTCGGCGGGCTGGTGGCCGCGGGCGAGCTCGACCCGCAGATCGGCTGGCGCGGCGAGTGGAGCCGCGCCCCCGAGGCCACCGCGGCGCTCGCGGCGGGCAAAGTGCGGGGGAAGGCCGTGCTCGACCTGCCCCCGGCCGACTGA